A section of the Lynx canadensis isolate LIC74 chromosome A1, mLynCan4.pri.v2, whole genome shotgun sequence genome encodes:
- the SPDL1 gene encoding protein Spindly, with amino-acid sequence MEADIIADLRCKLKEVEEERLKAAQYGLQLVESQNELQNQLDKCRNEMMTMTENYEQEKYTLQREVELKSRMLESLSSECEAVKQQQKTHLEQLKEQLSRSHGQEVNELKTKLEKLKAELDEARLSEKQLKHKVDHQKELLSCKSEEMRIMSERVHESMSSEMLALQIELTEMESMKTTLKEEVNELQYRQEQLELLSTNLMRQVDRLKEEKEEREKEAVSYYNALEKARVANQDLQVQLDQALQQALDPSSKGNSLFAEVEDRRAAMERQFISMKVKYQSLKKQNAFNREQMQRMKLQIATLLQMKGSQTEFEQQERLLAMLEQKNGEIKHLLGEIRNLEKFKSLYESTESRQSVNSDTPEDNTYYTDLLQIKLDNLNKENESTKGELSIQRMKALFESQRALDIERKLFANERCLQLSQSENMKLRAKLDELKLKYEPEEKIEVPVAKKRREVLPVDITTPHSLCAKSAVEEEVCRLPPQKEEAQGCPSNSENNNLQIEKTVSVNTPEVILSPHKSLPMDTQPRKEKKCVKLIGVSADSEVLSERSGNTLDSPRLAAESRLQTEVKERKETASKLEKETCKKSHPIVYVSSKSTPETQCPQQ; translated from the exons atggaggcAGATATAATTGCAGATCTTCGATGCAAGCTCAAAGAGGTTGAAGAAGAGCGACTAAAAGCTGCACAATATGGTTTACAACTAGTAGAGAGCCAAAATGAGTTGCAGAATCAGTTGGATAAATGTCGTAATGAAATGATGACCATGACTGAG AATtatgaacaagaaaaatatacTCTTCAGAGAGAAGTTGAGCTTAAGAGTCGAATGTTAGAAAGTTTGAGCTCTGAATGTGAAGCTGttaaacaacaacagaaaacacatCTGGAGCAATTAAAAGAACAACTAAGCAGAAGCCACGGACAGGAAGTGAATGAACTAAAAACTAAG ttaGAAAAACTAAAAGCAGAATTAGACGAAGCTAGGCTTAGTGAAAAGCAGCTGAAGCACAAAGTAGATCATCAGAAGGAACTCCTTTCATGTAAATCAGAGGAAATGAGAATAATGTCTGAGCGTGTACACGAAAGTATGTCTTCAGAGATGCTGGCTCTTCAAATTGAGCTGACTGAAATGGAAAGTATGAAG ACTACCCTCAAAGAAGAAGTGAATGAATTACAGTATAGACAAGAACAACTAGAACTTCTTAGTACTAATTTAATGCGCCAGGTAGACcgtcttaaagaagaaaaagaggagcgAGAGAAAGAAGCAGTTTCTTACTATAATGCCTTAGAG aaagCTCGTGTAGCAAATCAAGATCTTCAGGTGCAATTAGACCAGGCCCTCCAGCAAGCCTTGGACCCCAGTAGTAAAGGCAATTCTTTGTTTGCAGAG GTGGAAGATCGAAGGGCAGCAATGGAACGTCAGTTCATCAGTATGAAAGTCAAGTATCAGTCACTAAAGaagcaaaatgcatttaatagAGAACAGATGCAGAGAATGAAG ttacaAATTGCGACATTGCTACAAATGAAAGGATCTCAAACTGAGTTTGAGCAACAGGAGCGGCTGCTTGCCATGCTGGAGCAGAAGAACGGTGAAATTAAACACCTCTTAGGTGAAATCAGAAACCTGGAGAAATTTAAG agTTTATATGAAAGTACGGAATCTAGGCAGTCCGTCAACTCTGACACTCCAGAAGATAACACTTACTATACAGATTTACTTCAGATAAAGCTTGACAACTTAAA caaagaaaatgaaagcactaaagGTGAATTGTCCATACAGCGAATGAAAGCATTATTTGAGAGCCAACGGGCTTTGGATattgaaagaaaactttttgCAAATGAAAGATGCCTCCAGCTCTCCCAAAGTGAAAATATGAAACTGAGAGCTAAATTAGATGAGTTAAAACTGAAGTATGAACCTGAAG AGAAAATTGAAGTGCCTGTGGCCAAAAAGAGGCGTGAGGTCCTGCCTGTGGATATAACCACCCCTCACAGTTTATGTGCCAAAAGTGCAGTAGAGGAAGAAGTTTGTAGATTACCACCTCAGAAAGAGGAGGCACAGGGCTGTCCCAGCAATTCAGAAAATAACAACTTGCAGATAGAAAAGACAGTTTCTGTAAATACACCAGAAGTCATTCTGTCTCCTCATAAGAGTCTGCCCATGGATACTCagccaaggaaggaaaagaagtgtgTAAAACTTATAGGAGTTTCAGCAGACTCTGAAGTCTTAAGTGAAAGAAGTGGAAACACCCTGGATTCTCCCAG GTTAGCTGCTGAATCAAGGCTTCAAACAGAagttaaagaaaggaaagaaactgcaAGCAAATTGGAAAAGGAAACTTGTAAGAAATCACATCCTATTGTATACGTGTCCTCCAAATCAACTCCAGAGACCCAGTGCCCTCAGCAGTAA